Proteins encoded within one genomic window of Actinoplanes octamycinicus:
- a CDS encoding exo-beta-N-acetylmuramidase NamZ family protein, whose amino-acid sequence MRRRGLLAAGLAGAFIAPGPVSAKPGLLPRLPVKTGLDRLAAAGWAAVKGERIGVISNPTGVDREYRHLVDRMHADGVTIGGVFGPEHGFRGSAQAGGSEGTGTDARTGLTVYDAYLASQATWVQMFTAAGVRTVVFDIQDVGARFYTYIYTLYDSMAAAAQLGLRYVVLDRPNPIGGRAYGPMMTDGYTSGVGRLKITQQHGMTVGELARFYNGEFLTTPVKLEVIACTGWSGRLRAGDTDLPWVLPSPNMPTPDTAVVYPGTGMFEGVSSLSEGRGTTRPFELIGGPGFDYRWGDRVAALNLPGVAFREAYFTPTFNKFTGQLCAGVEVKVTDQAAFDPIRTAVGMLVEARKEAAFSWRLDGARHWIDLLTGSARLRTMIDAGAAADEVVGAWAGELAAFDRQRRPYLLYSRLGS is encoded by the coding sequence ATGAGGCGTCGTGGACTGCTCGCCGCGGGACTGGCCGGCGCGTTCATCGCCCCGGGACCGGTCTCCGCCAAGCCCGGCCTGCTCCCCCGGCTCCCGGTGAAGACCGGGCTGGACCGGCTCGCCGCGGCCGGCTGGGCCGCCGTCAAGGGTGAGCGGATCGGCGTGATCTCCAACCCGACCGGCGTCGACCGCGAGTACCGGCACCTGGTCGACCGGATGCACGCCGACGGCGTCACGATCGGCGGCGTCTTCGGCCCGGAGCACGGCTTCCGCGGCTCGGCGCAGGCCGGCGGCAGCGAGGGCACCGGCACCGACGCCCGCACCGGGCTGACCGTCTACGACGCCTACCTGGCGTCGCAGGCCACATGGGTGCAGATGTTCACCGCGGCCGGCGTGCGCACGGTGGTCTTCGACATCCAGGACGTCGGCGCCCGCTTCTACACCTACATCTACACGCTGTACGACTCGATGGCCGCGGCCGCCCAGCTCGGCCTGCGTTACGTGGTGCTGGACCGGCCCAACCCGATCGGCGGGCGCGCCTACGGCCCGATGATGACCGACGGCTACACCTCCGGGGTGGGCCGCCTCAAGATCACGCAGCAGCACGGGATGACCGTCGGCGAGCTGGCCCGGTTCTACAACGGCGAGTTCCTGACCACCCCGGTCAAGCTCGAGGTGATCGCCTGCACCGGCTGGTCCGGGCGGCTCCGGGCCGGCGACACCGACCTGCCCTGGGTGCTGCCCAGCCCGAACATGCCCACTCCGGACACCGCGGTGGTCTACCCGGGGACCGGCATGTTCGAGGGGGTGTCGTCGCTCTCCGAGGGGCGCGGCACCACCCGGCCGTTCGAGCTGATCGGCGGGCCGGGCTTCGACTACCGCTGGGGTGACCGGGTGGCCGCGCTGAACCTGCCCGGCGTGGCGTTCCGGGAGGCCTACTTCACGCCGACGTTCAACAAGTTCACCGGCCAGCTGTGCGCCGGCGTCGAGGTGAAGGTGACCGACCAGGCCGCCTTCGACCCGATCCGGACCGCGGTCGGGATGCTGGTGGAGGCGCGCAAGGAGGCGGCGTTCAGCTGGCGGCTGGACGGCGCCCGCCATTGGATCGACCTGCTCACCGGGTCGGCACGGCTGCGCACGATGATCGACGCGGGCGCGGCGGCCGACGAGGTGGTCGGGGCCTGGGCCGGTGAACTGGCCGCGTTCGACCGGCAACGCCGGCCGTATCTGCTCTACTCCCGGCTCGGGTCATGA
- a CDS encoding glycoside hydrolase family 3 protein, translated as MRTRPVALLALAALCVTIPATPVNASSPIDAIMSRMTLPQKVGQLFTTYVYGNDANTTSADNRRLYGVDTPAEVVRKYHLGGIIYFAWTNSLQNIRQVTTLSNGLQAAAEGVPLTIATDQEHGVVSRMPAPATPFPGGMALGAGRNPVDAYRTGQVTGRELRAVGINQAWAPDADVNVNPANPVIGVRSFGSDPGLVAAMTASQVLGFQLGAGTSAAAKHFPGHGDTATDSHTGLPVITHTREEWDRIDAPPFKAAIAAGVDAIMSAHIVVPALDASGDPATLSRPIITGLLREELGYRGVIVTDSLEMAGVREKYGDARVPVLALKAGVDMLLMPPDFDVAYHAVLDAVASGELTEKRIDQSVRRILALKQKRGLLTWTPLDPSAAERTVGSAEHVKVAQSVTDRTVTAIRNDAGLLPYAATGKSILVTGASAVTSLATALNATPLVAPTKDAAVAAAQTHDLTVVLTSNVSAGSAQQTLVDALLATGRPIVVVAVRNPYDLARFPTAPTYLATYSSTAVSMRSLAKVITGASAPRGKLPVEIPGIYPYGHGLTWSVG; from the coding sequence ATGCGAACGCGTCCCGTCGCTCTCCTCGCCCTCGCGGCTCTCTGCGTGACGATCCCGGCCACGCCGGTCAACGCATCGTCGCCCATCGATGCCATCATGTCCCGGATGACGCTGCCACAGAAGGTCGGTCAGCTCTTCACCACCTACGTCTACGGAAACGACGCGAACACCACGTCCGCTGACAACCGTCGGCTGTACGGCGTCGACACACCCGCCGAAGTGGTCAGGAAGTACCACCTCGGGGGGATCATCTACTTCGCCTGGACGAACAGCCTGCAGAACATCCGGCAGGTCACTACGCTCAGCAACGGATTACAGGCCGCCGCCGAGGGCGTGCCCCTCACCATCGCCACCGACCAGGAGCACGGCGTGGTCTCGCGGATGCCGGCTCCGGCCACCCCGTTCCCGGGCGGGATGGCGCTCGGCGCCGGGCGCAACCCGGTGGACGCGTACCGCACCGGGCAGGTCACCGGCCGGGAGCTGCGCGCCGTCGGGATCAACCAGGCGTGGGCGCCGGACGCCGACGTCAACGTGAACCCGGCCAACCCGGTGATCGGGGTCCGCTCGTTCGGCAGCGACCCGGGCCTGGTGGCGGCGATGACCGCGAGCCAGGTGCTCGGCTTCCAGCTCGGCGCCGGCACGTCGGCCGCGGCGAAGCACTTCCCCGGGCACGGCGACACGGCCACCGACAGCCACACCGGACTGCCGGTGATCACGCACACCCGCGAGGAGTGGGACCGGATCGACGCGCCGCCGTTCAAGGCCGCGATCGCCGCCGGGGTGGACGCGATCATGAGCGCGCACATCGTGGTGCCGGCGCTCGATGCGTCCGGGGACCCGGCCACGCTGTCCCGGCCGATCATCACCGGGCTGCTGCGCGAGGAGCTCGGCTACCGCGGGGTGATCGTCACCGACTCGCTGGAGATGGCCGGCGTGCGGGAGAAGTACGGCGACGCCCGGGTGCCGGTGCTCGCCCTCAAGGCCGGCGTCGACATGCTGCTGATGCCGCCGGACTTCGACGTGGCCTACCACGCGGTGCTCGACGCGGTCGCCTCCGGCGAGCTGACCGAGAAGCGGATCGATCAGTCGGTACGCCGGATCCTCGCCCTGAAGCAGAAGCGCGGCCTGCTCACCTGGACCCCGCTGGACCCCTCCGCCGCCGAGCGGACGGTCGGCTCGGCGGAGCATGTGAAGGTCGCTCAGTCCGTCACCGACCGGACCGTGACCGCGATCCGCAACGACGCCGGGCTGCTCCCCTACGCCGCCACCGGCAAGTCGATCCTGGTCACCGGGGCGAGCGCGGTGACTTCGCTGGCCACCGCGCTGAACGCCACGCCGCTGGTCGCCCCGACCAAGGACGCCGCCGTGGCCGCCGCACAGACCCACGACCTGACCGTGGTGCTGACCAGCAACGTCAGCGCCGGCTCGGCCCAGCAGACGCTGGTCGACGCCCTGCTCGCGACCGGCCGGCCGATCGTCGTGGTGGCCGTCCGCAACCCCTACGACCTCGCCCGGTTCCCGACGGCGCCGACCTACCTGGCCACCTACAGCTCCACCGCGGTGTCCATGCGGTCCCTCGCCAAGGTCATCACCGGCGCGTCCGCTCCGCGCGGCAAGCTGCCGGTCGAGATTCCCGGCATCTATCCGTACGGACATGGCCTCACCTGGAGCGTCGGATGA
- a CDS encoding carbohydrate ABC transporter permease yields the protein MTAVLTPAPVETAAEAPPAPSRTFPLISHFFLVCWALLTTLPLLWAVLSSFKSDNEILTSPWGLPSELRWANWARAWNEAHIGRYFLNSAVVVTGALVLTMLFGAMAAYVLARYRFRGSRIVYFAFVGGMMFPVFLALVPLFFVVRDLGLLGTLPGLTLVYAAYSLPFTVFFLTAFFRTLPTSVAEAAMVDGCGHFGLFFRVMLPMARPGLVSVGIFNFLFQWNQYILPLVLMQGSGAEQKWVLAQGLAALAVNEGYQGDFSGLFAGMTIAMLPVLIAYLLFHRQFQSGLAAGQLR from the coding sequence GTGACGGCCGTGCTGACCCCGGCGCCGGTGGAGACAGCGGCGGAAGCGCCGCCGGCCCCGAGCCGGACGTTCCCGCTCATCTCTCACTTTTTCCTGGTCTGCTGGGCGCTGCTGACCACGCTCCCGCTCCTCTGGGCGGTGCTCAGCTCGTTCAAGAGCGACAACGAGATCCTCACCAGCCCGTGGGGCCTGCCGTCCGAGCTGCGCTGGGCGAACTGGGCGCGCGCCTGGAACGAGGCGCACATCGGCCGGTACTTCCTGAACAGCGCCGTCGTGGTCACCGGTGCGCTGGTGCTCACCATGCTGTTCGGCGCGATGGCCGCCTACGTGCTGGCCCGCTACCGGTTCCGGGGCAGCCGGATCGTCTACTTCGCCTTCGTCGGCGGCATGATGTTCCCGGTCTTCCTGGCCCTGGTCCCGCTCTTCTTCGTGGTCCGCGACCTGGGCCTGCTCGGCACCCTGCCCGGCCTCACCCTGGTCTACGCGGCCTACTCGCTGCCGTTCACGGTCTTCTTCCTGACCGCTTTCTTCCGCACCCTGCCCACCTCGGTCGCCGAAGCCGCGATGGTCGACGGCTGCGGCCACTTCGGCCTGTTCTTCCGGGTGATGCTGCCGATGGCCCGCCCCGGCCTGGTCAGCGTCGGCATCTTCAACTTCCTCTTCCAGTGGAACCAGTACATCCTCCCGCTGGTCCTGATGCAGGGCTCCGGCGCGGAACAGAAGTGGGTGCTCGCCCAGGGCCTGGCCGCCCTCGCCGTCAACGAGGGCTACCAGGGCGACTTCAGCGGCCTGTTCGCCGGCATGACCATCGCCATGCTCCCGGTCCTCATCGCCTACTTGCTCTTCCACCGCCAGTTCCAGTCCGGCCTGGCCGCCGGCCAGCTCCGCTGA
- a CDS encoding serine hydrolase domain-containing protein, which translates to MIKVALSMVAGLVIGLPTVTPADIHFRHDVLRPGTARQAGLIPDTIAELPAIAAAYLAPTPDHPGHPAYAGATVLAAHHGIVVSRFAVGDAVRYTADASGIAELPPEQRVPARTDTLWDLASISKLFTTIVVLQQAEAGRVDLDAPVATYVPEFAAGGKAAVTVRHLLTHTSGLPAFLPFYSRYPTPETRLAAALSTPVTAGSSPGKQYVYSDIGLIALGALIERVTGTGLADAVHDGVTGPLRMRDTGYRPGPELRDRTAATEYQPAVHRGIVRGEVHDENAWSLGGVAGHAGIFSTADDLAVLCQTLLDGGTYRGTRILSTPMVRQALVNYNAELLPQYPDSARGLGFELAKHWYMDGMTSPVSFGHTGFTGTSIVIDPLDQSFLILLSNRVHPDRAWGSNNVARRALARAFAAAHPIRPLPGGHPWRTETRDGADLTLTAPLRRAAGEQARGSFLFWYDTEPGYDTVSLESSPDGATWTPVPIALPGVEPQARLSGFGGRHWWPITITVPAGSTRLRFTYHTDAGSQGRGVLVDRLRVVEPGAILVDGRTTFAADGWHL; encoded by the coding sequence ATGATCAAGGTAGCGCTCAGCATGGTGGCCGGTCTCGTCATCGGCCTGCCCACGGTCACTCCGGCGGACATCCACTTCCGGCACGACGTGCTGCGCCCCGGCACCGCGCGGCAGGCCGGTCTGATTCCCGACACGATCGCGGAGCTGCCCGCCATCGCCGCCGCCTACCTGGCGCCGACCCCCGACCATCCCGGCCACCCCGCCTACGCCGGCGCCACCGTGCTCGCCGCGCACCACGGCATCGTGGTGTCCCGGTTCGCGGTCGGCGACGCGGTCCGCTACACCGCGGACGCGAGCGGGATCGCCGAGCTGCCGCCCGAACAGCGCGTCCCGGCCCGCACCGACACGCTGTGGGACCTGGCCTCGATCTCCAAGCTGTTCACCACCATCGTGGTGCTCCAGCAGGCCGAGGCCGGCCGGGTGGACCTGGACGCGCCGGTGGCCACCTACGTCCCGGAGTTCGCGGCCGGTGGCAAGGCGGCGGTGACCGTGCGGCACCTGCTCACCCACACCTCCGGGCTGCCCGCCTTCCTGCCGTTCTACTCCCGCTACCCGACCCCGGAGACCCGGCTGGCCGCCGCGCTCAGCACCCCGGTCACCGCCGGCAGCTCGCCCGGCAAGCAGTACGTCTACTCCGACATCGGGCTGATCGCGCTCGGCGCGCTGATCGAGCGGGTCACCGGCACGGGCCTGGCCGACGCGGTGCACGACGGGGTCACCGGGCCGCTGCGGATGCGCGACACCGGGTACCGCCCGGGGCCGGAGCTGCGCGACCGGACCGCCGCCACGGAGTACCAGCCCGCGGTGCACCGCGGGATCGTCCGCGGCGAGGTGCACGACGAGAACGCCTGGTCGCTGGGCGGCGTCGCCGGCCACGCCGGGATCTTCTCCACCGCCGACGACCTGGCCGTCCTCTGCCAGACGCTGCTCGACGGCGGCACGTACCGCGGCACCCGGATCCTGTCCACGCCGATGGTCCGCCAGGCGCTGGTCAACTACAACGCGGAGCTGCTGCCGCAGTACCCGGACAGCGCCCGCGGGCTCGGCTTCGAGCTGGCCAAGCACTGGTACATGGACGGGATGACCTCGCCGGTCAGCTTCGGGCACACCGGCTTCACCGGCACCTCGATCGTGATCGACCCGCTCGACCAGTCGTTCCTGATCCTGCTCAGCAACCGGGTCCACCCGGACCGCGCCTGGGGCAGCAACAACGTGGCCCGCCGCGCCCTGGCCAGGGCCTTCGCCGCCGCCCATCCGATCCGGCCGCTGCCCGGCGGCCACCCGTGGCGCACCGAGACCCGCGACGGCGCCGACCTGACCCTGACCGCGCCGCTGCGGCGCGCGGCGGGCGAGCAGGCGCGAGGTTCCTTCCTCTTCTGGTACGACACCGAACCCGGCTACGACACCGTCAGCCTGGAGTCCTCACCCGACGGCGCGACCTGGACCCCGGTACCGATCGCCCTGCCCGGCGTCGAGCCGCAGGCCCGGCTCTCCGGTTTCGGCGGCCGCCACTGGTGGCCGATCACGATCACCGTGCCGGCCGGGTCCACCCGGCTGCGCTTCACCTACCACACCGACGCCGGCTCGCAGGGCCGCGGCGTCCTGGTTGACCGTCTCCGGGTCGTCGAGCCCGGAGCGATTCTCGTCGACGGCCGCACCACGTTCGCCGCCGACGGCTGGCACCTCTGA
- a CDS encoding carbohydrate ABC transporter permease codes for MRGKRLFIAVFLLPPLLLYGIFVVSPYAQAFPIAGTNWSGLSPTYDFVGLDNFARLLDDGYFWTALRHNGLLLVLLPVATIVLGLFFASMISVGGRADRVGVHGVRGAGFYRVVYFFPQVLSVAIIGVLWKQMYAPNTGLINGFLRGAGLDGLAVAWLGDPRFAFWCVLAVLVWMNVGFYVVLFGAAMQSIPRDLYEAALLDGANRLTTLVRITVPLVWDTIQVAWVYLAIIAIDGFAIVQIVTDGGPSSSSDVVGLRLYKTAFADGQFGYASAIGVAMFFLTLTVAVMFLRVTRRERVEL; via the coding sequence GTGCGAGGCAAGCGGCTGTTCATCGCCGTCTTCCTGCTCCCGCCGCTGCTGCTCTACGGCATCTTCGTGGTCTCGCCGTACGCGCAGGCGTTCCCGATCGCCGGGACGAACTGGAGCGGGCTGTCCCCGACGTATGACTTCGTCGGGCTGGACAACTTCGCGCGGCTGCTGGACGACGGATACTTCTGGACCGCGCTGCGGCACAACGGGCTGCTGCTCGTGCTGCTGCCGGTGGCGACGATCGTGCTCGGGCTCTTCTTCGCCTCGATGATCAGTGTGGGCGGCCGCGCCGACCGGGTGGGCGTGCACGGCGTCCGCGGAGCCGGGTTCTATCGGGTCGTCTACTTCTTCCCGCAGGTGCTGTCGGTGGCCATCATCGGCGTGCTCTGGAAGCAGATGTACGCCCCGAACACCGGCCTGATCAACGGTTTCCTCCGCGGCGCCGGGCTGGACGGCCTGGCGGTCGCCTGGCTCGGCGACCCCCGGTTCGCGTTCTGGTGCGTGCTGGCCGTGCTGGTCTGGATGAACGTCGGCTTCTACGTCGTGCTGTTCGGCGCGGCCATGCAGTCGATCCCGCGCGATCTCTACGAGGCGGCCCTGCTGGACGGCGCGAACCGGCTCACCACCCTGGTCCGGATCACCGTGCCGCTGGTCTGGGACACCATCCAGGTGGCCTGGGTCTACCTGGCGATCATCGCGATCGACGGGTTCGCCATCGTGCAGATCGTCACCGACGGCGGGCCCAGCTCGTCCTCGGACGTGGTCGGGTTGCGGCTCTACAAGACCGCGTTCGCGGACGGGCAGTTCGGGTACGCGTCGGCGATCGGCGTGGCGATGTTCTTCCTGACCTTGACGGTGGCCGTGATGTTCCTGCGGGTGACCCGGCGCGAGAGGGTGGAGTTGTGA
- the ngcE gene encoding N-acetylglucosamine/diacetylchitobiose ABC transporter substrate-binding protein: MTYGISRRGLLHGAAGVAAVSALGGCAMGGDDGNDTGGGSKGEVSAANPLGVKEDAPLEVVIFNGGFGEEYAKAHEAMYRERYPKAEIKHSATQQIAETLQPRFVAGDPPDVVDNSGGSQIDFNGLVSQGALTDLGELLDAPSLDDPSKKVRDTLLPGIVDVGSYDGKFLTLNYAYSAYGIWYSQKLFEAKGWAYPKTWAEMIALCKKIKAAGIAPWAYTGVHARYMSWPILTAAGKLGGLDVLKAIDNLEPNAWRNDSVKAAAEAYYQLAVDGFLQPGAEGMDHIQAQTEWARGHAAFVSCGSWLENEMKAVTPPDFRMAVAPTPSLTTGDKMPYGAFRGTGSEPFIVPAKGKNVRGGMEYLRVMLSKKAAADFTGKVSSLTAVTGAAQGLTLGPGLTSVTKLIEDSQGSAFTWLYSTYYRKLERERVNAATLELLTKRINAAQWCDKVQKAADEFAADPAVKKYKRA; encoded by the coding sequence ATGACATACGGGATCAGCCGCCGCGGCCTGTTGCACGGCGCGGCGGGCGTCGCCGCGGTGAGCGCGCTCGGCGGGTGCGCGATGGGTGGCGACGACGGCAACGACACCGGCGGCGGCAGCAAGGGCGAGGTCAGCGCGGCCAACCCGCTCGGCGTCAAGGAGGACGCGCCACTCGAAGTGGTGATCTTCAACGGCGGTTTCGGCGAGGAGTACGCCAAGGCCCACGAGGCGATGTACCGGGAGCGCTACCCGAAGGCGGAGATCAAGCACTCGGCCACCCAGCAGATCGCCGAGACGCTGCAGCCCCGGTTCGTCGCCGGTGACCCGCCGGACGTGGTGGACAACTCCGGCGGCAGCCAGATCGACTTCAACGGGCTGGTCTCCCAGGGCGCGCTGACCGACCTGGGCGAGCTGCTCGACGCGCCCAGCCTGGACGATCCGTCGAAGAAGGTCCGGGACACCCTGCTGCCGGGGATCGTCGACGTCGGGTCGTACGACGGGAAGTTCCTGACCTTGAACTACGCCTACTCGGCGTACGGGATCTGGTATTCGCAGAAGCTCTTCGAGGCCAAGGGCTGGGCGTATCCGAAGACCTGGGCCGAGATGATCGCCCTGTGCAAGAAGATCAAGGCGGCCGGGATCGCGCCGTGGGCCTACACCGGCGTGCACGCCCGCTACATGAGCTGGCCGATCCTCACCGCGGCCGGCAAGCTCGGCGGCCTCGACGTGCTCAAGGCGATCGACAACCTGGAGCCCAACGCCTGGAGGAACGACTCGGTGAAGGCCGCCGCCGAGGCCTACTACCAGCTCGCCGTCGACGGTTTCCTGCAACCGGGCGCCGAGGGGATGGACCACATCCAGGCGCAGACCGAGTGGGCCCGCGGGCACGCCGCGTTCGTCTCCTGCGGATCGTGGCTGGAGAACGAGATGAAGGCGGTCACCCCGCCGGACTTCCGGATGGCGGTCGCGCCCACGCCCAGCCTGACCACCGGCGACAAGATGCCCTACGGCGCGTTCCGCGGCACCGGGAGTGAACCGTTCATCGTCCCGGCCAAAGGCAAGAATGTCCGGGGTGGCATGGAATACCTTCGCGTCATGCTCTCCAAGAAGGCCGCCGCCGACTTCACCGGCAAGGTCAGCAGCCTCACCGCGGTCACCGGCGCGGCGCAGGGGCTCACCCTCGGTCCCGGCCTCACCTCGGTGACCAAGCTGATCGAGGACTCCCAGGGCTCGGCGTTCACCTGGCTCTACTCCACGTACTACCGCAAGCTGGAGCGGGAGCGGGTCAACGCGGCCACCCTGGAGCTGCTCACCAAGCGGATCAACGCCGCGCAGTGGTGCGACAAGGTGCAGAAGGCCGCCGACGAGTTCGCCGCCGATCCCGCGGTCAAGAAGTACAAGCGGGCCTGA